The Mariprofundus ferrinatatus DNA window TGAAGAGGAGTCAGATGCAGGGCTTGGTAATGGTGGTCTGGGACGTCTTGCTGCCTGTTTTGTAGACAGTTGTGCCACACTTCAACTACCCGTGGTCGGTTACGGTATCCGCTACGAATACGGCATGTTCCGCCAGCAGATTGTCGATGGCAATCAGGTGGAAGAGCCGGACCACTGGCTGAGGAACGGCAACATCTGGGAGATCGAGCGTCCTGAGCATACTCAGGCTGTTCAGTTTGGCGGCCATACCGAGTCCTTCCTGGACAAGAACGGCGTGCGACACAGCCGATGGGTTGATACGCAGGATGTGCTGGCCGTACCATTTGATACGCCGATCCCTGGGTATAAAAATGGCACCGTCAATACGTTGCGTCTCTGGAAATCAGCGGCAACCGACGAATTCAACCTCGGCGAGTTCAATGCTGGCAGTTACCCCGAATCGGTGGCCGCCAAGAATGAGGCGGAGCATATCTCAATGGTGCTCTATCCGAATGATGCCAGTGAGAACGGTAAAGAGTTGCGCCTGCGCCAGCAGTATTTCCTGGCATCAGCCAGTATCAAGGATGTACTCAGGCAGTGGACTGAGGTGCATGGTTCTGACTTCTCTGCATTTGCCGAGCAAAACTGTTTCCAGCTTAACGACACCCACCCTACGGTATCAGTTGCCGAACTGATGCGTATCCTGATGGACGACTATCGCCTGCAGTGGGACGAGGCATGGAATATCACCAAGAATACAATGGCATACACCAACCATACGCTGCTGCCGGAAGCACTTGAGCGCTGGCCGGTTTACCTCTTCGATCGCCTTCTGCCGCGTCTTCTCGAGATTATCTTCGAGATCAATGCCCGTTTCCTCTCTGAGGTGGCCAACCGCTGGCCGGGTGATCTTGAGCGTATGAAACGCATGTCAATTATCGAGGAGGGACCGGTTAAGCAGGTACGTATGGCCTACCTGGCACTGGTTGGCAGCTTCTCGGTTAACGGTGTGGCGCAGCTTCATTCAGATCTGCTGGTCAAGGGGCTCTTCTCCGAATTTTATGCCATGTGGCCTGAGAAGTTTAATAATAAGACCAATGGCGTGACGCAGCGCCGCTGGATGGCATGGTGCAACAAGCCAATGTCGAAACTGATTTCTGACACCATTGGTGAGTCCTGGGTAACCAACCTCTCCGAGCTTCGCAAGCTGGCTCCCTATGCCGATGATGCCGGATTCCGTGAACAGTGGGCTGCCTGCAAGCGCGAGAACAAGGAGCGCCTTGCTGACGTTGTCGAGGCTGAGTGCGGCGTACGTTTTAATCCGGATGCGATGTTCGATATTCAGGTGAAACGAATCCATGAATACAAGCGCCAGCTGCTCAATATCCTGCATGTGATTCATCTCTATGACCGCATTAAGCGTGGCGACACTGAGAACTGGACGCCGCGCAATGTTCTGATCGGTGGTAAAGCTGCTCCGGGCTACTATATGGCCAAGCAGATTATCAAGCTTACCAACAATGTGGCCGAAGTGGTCAACAACGACCCCGATGTTGGCGACAAGCTGAAGGTCATTTTCTTCCCGAACTACCGCGTTTCTGCAATGGAGTTGATTGCTCCTGCAGCGGATCTTTCCGAGCAGATATCCACGGCAGGCAAGGAGGCCTCCGGAACTGGCAATATGAAGTTCATGATGAACGGAGCGCTTACCATCGGTACGCTCGATGGCGCCAATATCGAGATTCGGGAAGAGGTGGGCGATGAGAACTTCTTCCTGTTCGGTCTCACGGCTGAAGAGGTGGAGGCTGTTCGTGGCAGTTACGATCCAAATGCAATTATCAAAGCTGACAGCGATTTCTCGCATGTTATGGAGTTGCTCGAGTGCGGTCACTTCAGTCAGTTTGAACCGGGATTGTTTGCATCGATAATCGGCGCTATTCGCAGCCCCAACGACCCCTGGCTGGTGGCGGCAGATTTCCGCTCCTATGTCGATGCACAGCAGCAGGTCGCCGACGCATTCAAGGATCAGCAGCGTTGGCAGAAAATGAGTATTCTGAATACTGCATACAGTGGCAAATTCTCCACCGATCGTACGATGGAGGATTATAACCGGGATATCTGGAAGCTGACGCCCGTTCCCCCAAAGTGTGTATGATACAGCCGGAGTATGAGTGAATTGAAACGCGGAGCCGATGCTCCGCGTTTTTTTATTTCTGTAATAAGCTCAAGAAGGCTGTTCCGTGACTGGCGTAAGTAATGGCATCTGCAAGTTCATCCTCCGTTCCGGACTCTATCTCTATACGGAATGTCGCATCGTTTTGATAGACGACATCCTTGATCTCGATACTCATCTTATCCAGCAAACGCCG harbors:
- a CDS encoding glycogen/starch/alpha-glucan phosphorylase — its product is MTEEIKPIRDIRDVPPVGKTSDDLVNGIQRHYLRTFGQHKPNNSIHYKYKAFATTIRDRLMECWINTKEAHEELDKKRAYYLSLEFLMGRTLGNAVLNLGLDEQATEALHKLGLDLEEIIEEESDAGLGNGGLGRLAACFVDSCATLQLPVVGYGIRYEYGMFRQQIVDGNQVEEPDHWLRNGNIWEIERPEHTQAVQFGGHTESFLDKNGVRHSRWVDTQDVLAVPFDTPIPGYKNGTVNTLRLWKSAATDEFNLGEFNAGSYPESVAAKNEAEHISMVLYPNDASENGKELRLRQQYFLASASIKDVLRQWTEVHGSDFSAFAEQNCFQLNDTHPTVSVAELMRILMDDYRLQWDEAWNITKNTMAYTNHTLLPEALERWPVYLFDRLLPRLLEIIFEINARFLSEVANRWPGDLERMKRMSIIEEGPVKQVRMAYLALVGSFSVNGVAQLHSDLLVKGLFSEFYAMWPEKFNNKTNGVTQRRWMAWCNKPMSKLISDTIGESWVTNLSELRKLAPYADDAGFREQWAACKRENKERLADVVEAECGVRFNPDAMFDIQVKRIHEYKRQLLNILHVIHLYDRIKRGDTENWTPRNVLIGGKAAPGYYMAKQIIKLTNNVAEVVNNDPDVGDKLKVIFFPNYRVSAMELIAPAADLSEQISTAGKEASGTGNMKFMMNGALTIGTLDGANIEIREEVGDENFFLFGLTAEEVEAVRGSYDPNAIIKADSDFSHVMELLECGHFSQFEPGLFASIIGAIRSPNDPWLVAADFRSYVDAQQQVADAFKDQQRWQKMSILNTAYSGKFSTDRTMEDYNRDIWKLTPVPPKCV